A single genomic interval of Lucilia cuprina isolate Lc7/37 chromosome 2, ASM2204524v1, whole genome shotgun sequence harbors:
- the LOC111682256 gene encoding phenoloxidase-activating factor 2-like: MVANVSFILFSLFIAHTCAQVSLDDLIGIVFYNNTPTRLETTTQKIQTVPTKATGVYKSCGPDKECVPRHLCVDGAISTTGENLFDIRSYGEVCSYSELCCDIPNKRDKPVVPPFPKERHEGCGWRNTDGIGFTITGDTNNESQFGEFPWMVAILHTEDAGDVIIHLYDCGGSLIAPNVVMTASHCVYNRKAQQLVVRGGEWDTQNENEILIHVDKRVKEIIVHENYNKGALYNDVALLILEDDFVWQENIRPICLPEPNANFDGSRCYATGWGKDKFGRDSVYQAILKKIELPVVPHATCQKYLRDTRLGYYFNLHESFICAGGEKGKDTCKGDGGSPLVCPIPGVKDRYYQAGIVAWGIGCAEENVPGVYANVAYLRPWILEKLAARGIPFASFTP, from the exons ATGGTGGCAAAcgtatcatttatacttttcAGTTTATTTATTGCGCATACTTGTGCGCAAGTTTCTTTGGACGATTTAATTggaatagttttttataataacacaCCCACGAGACTAGAAACTACAACTCAAAAAATTCAAACTGTACCAACAAAAGCTACGGGTGTTTACAAATCATGTGGTCCCGATAAGGAGTGTGTACCTAGACATTTGTGTGTTGATGGTGCTATAAGTACAACCGGCGAAAACTTGTTTGATATTCGTAGCTATGGTGAAGTCTGCAGTTATAGTGAATTATGCTGTGATATACCCAATAAG AGAGACAAACCCGTAGTACCTCCCTTCCCCAAAGAACGTCACGAGGGTTGTGGTTGGCGTAATACTGATGGCATCGGTTTTACGATCACTGGTGACACTAACAACGAATCGCAATTTGGTGAATTCCCCTGGATGGTAGCCATTCTCCATACTGAAGATGCTGGGGATGTAATAATTCATTTATACGACTGTGGTGGTTCATTGATTGCTCCAAATGTTGTCATGACCGCTTCACATTGTGTATATAATCGCAAAGCCCAGCAATTGGTTGTACGTGGTGGTGAATGGGATacacaaaatgaaaatgaaattcttATCCATGTAGATAAACGTGTTAAGGAAATCATTGTCcatgaaaattataacaaagGTGCTCTTTACAATGATGTAGCTCTTCTCATTCTGGAAGATGATTTTGTTTGGCAGGAAAACATTCGACCCATTTGCTTGCCCGAACCTAATGCAAATTTCGATGGCAGCCGTTGTTATGCTACCGGCTGGGGTAAAGACAAATTTGGTCGTGATAGTGTTTACCAAGCGATTTTGAAGAAAATCGAACTGCCAGTAGTTCCTCATGCCACCTGTCAAAAATACCTGCGTGATACTCGCCTCGGTTATTACTTCAACTTGCATGAAAGTTTCATATGTGCCGGTGGTGAAAAGGGTAAGGATACCTGTAAGGGTGATGGTGGTTCTCCTTTGGTTTGTCCAATACCTGGTGTAAAAGATCGTTACTATCAAGCTGGCATTGTTGCCTGGGGTATTGGTTGTGCTGAAGAAAATGTTCCCGGTGTTTATGCAAATGTGGCATACTTACGACCCTGGATTTTAGAAAAACTAGCTGCTAGAGGAATACCATTTGCCTCCTTTACCCCTTAA
- the LOC111682257 gene encoding phenoloxidase-activating factor 2-like translates to MTAKVSLIVFSLLIAHSFAQLSLDDLIGQVFNNNTPLVESTTQVFRPTPTKTTVLGPPRSGESGGYRACGVDKECVPRHLCVDGSISTTGENFIDIRINDDVCSYSEICCDIPNKRSEPVIPPFPKERHEGCGWRNNDGVGFKITGDTDNESQFGEFPWMVAILRTEDAGGEIIHLYDCGGSLIAPNVVLTASHCVINRKAQQLVVRGGEWDTQNTNEILNHVDKPVREIIIHENYNKGALYNDVALLILEDGFVWQENIRPICLPEPNANFDHSRCFATGWGKDKFGREGKYQVILKKIDLPVVPQDTCQKYLRDTRLGLYFNLHESFICAGGEKDKDTCKGDGGSPLVCPIPGVKDRYYQAGIVAWGVGCAEENVPGVYANVPYLRPWISEKLAARGISFAPFTP, encoded by the exons ATGACGGCGAAAGTATCATTGATAGTATTCAGTTTATTAATTGCTCATTCATTTGCGCAATTATCATTAGACGATCTTATTGGACAAGTCTTCAATAATAACACACCTTTAGTGGAGTCTACAACTCAAGTATTTCGACCAACTCCAACGAAAACTACTGTTTTAGGTCCACCACGCAGCGGTGAATCCGGTGGTTATAGAGCATGTGGTGTTGATAAGGAATGTGTACCCAGACATTTGTGCGTTGATGGTTCCATCAGTACAACCGGTGAAAACTTTATTGATATTCGTATCAATGATGATGTCTGTAGTTATAGTGAAATTTGCTGTGATATTCCCAATAAG AGAAGCGAACCTGTCATTCCTCCCTTCCCCAAAGAACGTCACGAAGGTTGTGGTTGGCGTAATAATGACGGTGTTGGCTTTAAAATCACTGGTGACACTGACAACGAATCCCAGTTTGGTGAATTCCCCTGGATGGTTGCCATTCTCCGTACTGAAGATGCTGGTGGTGAGATAATTCACTTATACGATTGTGGTGGTTCTTTGATTGCTCCAAATGTTGTGTTGACTGCATCTCATTGTGTAATCAATCGTAAAGCCCAACAATTGGTTGTACGTGGTGGTGAATGGGATACCCAAAATACCAATGAAATTCTCAACCATGTTGACAAGCCTGTAAGGGAAATCATTATCCATGAAAACTACAACAAAGGTGCTCTTTACAATGATGTGGCTCTTCTCATTCTGGAAGATGGTTTTGTTTGGCAAGAAAATATTCGTCCAATTTGCTTGCCCGAACCCAATGCCAATTTCGATCATAGCCGCTGTTTTGCCACTGGCTGGGGTAAAGACAAATTTGGTCGTGAAGGCAAATATCAAgttattttgaagaaaatcgATTTGCCTGTAGTTCCTCAAGACACCTGTCAAAAGTACTTGCGTGATACTCGTCTCGGTTTGTACTTCAACTTGCATGAAAGTTTCATATGTGCCGGTGGTGAGAAGGATAAGGATACCTGTAAGGGCGATGGTGGTTCTCCTTTGGTTTGTCCCATTCCTGGTGTTAAGGATCGTTACTATCAAGCCGGTATTGTTGCCTGGGGTGTTGGTTGTGCTGAAGAAAATGTTCCTGGTGTTTATGCTAATGTACCATACTTACGTCCCTGGATTTCAGAAAAATTAGCTGCCAGAGGAATATCATTTGCTCCTTTTACTCCTTAA